One Sphingobacteruim zhuxiongii DNA window includes the following coding sequences:
- a CDS encoding LPXTG cell wall anchor domain-containing protein yields MRKWNVLALMNVAAISAFAQDSTSQVHKTSNSSYAVIGVILLVVVIFMLYRKQKRKFND; encoded by the coding sequence ATGAGAAAATGGAATGTCTTGGCATTGATGAATGTGGCGGCAATCAGCGCTTTCGCGCAAGATAGTACTTCGCAAGTCCATAAAACGTCAAATTCATCCTATGCAGTGATTGGTGTGATTTTATTAGTGGTCGTAATCTTTATGCTTTATAGAAAGCAGAAAAGAAAATTCAACGACTAG
- a CDS encoding homoserine dehydrogenase: MSKKLVIGMFGFGVVGQGLYDIIKTKDLNLEIKKFVIKNADKKRSLPAELFTTDANVILDDPEINTVVELIDDADAAFEITKRALSTGKNVVSANKKMIATHLEELVEIQHQHGTSLLYEGAVCGSIPIIRNLEEYYDNELLHSVSGIFNGSSNYILSKIFNEGQSYDVALKKAQDLGFAETDPTLDVGGFDPKFKLAIVASHAYGLYINPEEILNLGIDTLGDADIRYAREKDYKIKLIPLAKEIDNKQVVLYVLPKFIKKSNILFNVENEYNGVLVKAAFADEQFFLGKGAGGHPTGSAVLSDITALRYDYRYEYKKHLDAERVKYTKDYTITAYFRYEEEDILENINFINISERFYSENHKYVIGTINIQEIIDKRSIIHQQGNFIAEII, encoded by the coding sequence ATGAGTAAAAAACTGGTTATCGGGATGTTTGGATTCGGCGTAGTCGGCCAAGGATTATACGATATCATCAAAACGAAGGATTTAAATCTAGAGATTAAGAAGTTTGTAATCAAAAATGCAGATAAGAAAAGAAGTCTCCCAGCTGAACTATTTACCACGGATGCGAATGTCATATTAGATGATCCTGAAATTAATACGGTAGTTGAGCTAATTGATGATGCTGATGCAGCATTTGAAATAACGAAACGCGCCCTATCTACTGGCAAAAATGTCGTATCAGCAAACAAGAAAATGATTGCGACGCATTTAGAAGAACTTGTTGAGATTCAACATCAACACGGCACTTCTTTGCTATATGAAGGTGCTGTCTGCGGAAGTATTCCAATCATTCGTAATTTAGAAGAGTACTATGACAATGAACTATTGCATTCTGTAAGTGGTATTTTCAATGGGTCTTCAAACTATATTCTATCGAAAATATTCAATGAAGGTCAGAGTTATGATGTTGCACTAAAAAAAGCGCAAGATTTAGGATTCGCAGAAACCGACCCAACATTAGATGTTGGCGGTTTTGACCCGAAATTCAAATTAGCTATTGTTGCTTCTCATGCTTATGGATTATACATTAATCCAGAAGAGATCTTGAATCTAGGAATTGATACGCTAGGAGACGCTGATATACGCTATGCTCGCGAGAAAGACTATAAGATCAAGTTGATTCCATTAGCCAAAGAAATTGACAATAAACAAGTGGTTCTATATGTTCTTCCGAAATTCATTAAAAAGTCTAATATCCTCTTTAATGTTGAGAATGAATACAATGGAGTGTTAGTAAAAGCGGCATTTGCCGATGAACAATTTTTCTTAGGTAAAGGCGCTGGAGGACACCCGACAGGATCAGCAGTATTATCTGATATTACGGCATTACGATATGATTATCGTTATGAATACAAAAAACATTTAGATGCCGAGCGTGTAAAATACACGAAAGACTATACAATTACTGCATATTTCAGATATGAAGAGGAAGATATCTTAGAAAATATTAATTTCATCAATATCTCCGAGCGTTTCTACAGTGAAAATCACAAATATGTGATTGGTACGATAAACATCCAAGAGATAATTGATAAAAGATCGATCATTCATCAGCAAGGAAATTTCATAGCCGAAATAATCTAA
- a CDS encoding O-acetylhomoserine aminocarboxypropyltransferase/cysteine synthase family protein — protein MADIKNLKFETLQVHAGQEVDPTTGSRAVPIYQTSSYVFNNAEHGANLFALKQFGNIYTRIMNPTTDVFEKRIAALEGGVAAVAVASGQAAQFIALTNILEAGDNFVSGANLYGGTYNQFKVSFKRLGIEARFAADTDADNIEALIDDKTKAIYVETIGNPSYNIPDFERISAVAKKHDLPLIVDNTFGAGGYLFKPLEHGANVVVESATKWIGGHGTSIGGVIIDGGNYNWGNGKFKQFSEPSEGYHGLVFADVFGENGPFGNIQFAIRARVEGLRDFGPALSPFNSFLLVQGLETLSLRVQRHVDNTLEIAQWLDAHPQVEKVSYPGLKNHPYHQNAQKYLKNGYGAVLSFTVKGGVEKANEFIDSLQLISHLANVGDAKTLIIHPAATTHQQLSAEDQLKAGVAPGQLRLSVGIEHIEDIKADLEQAFEKIK, from the coding sequence ATGGCTGATATTAAAAACTTAAAATTTGAAACATTACAGGTACATGCAGGACAAGAAGTTGACCCAACTACAGGATCTAGGGCCGTACCAATCTATCAAACTTCCTCATATGTTTTCAACAATGCAGAACATGGAGCTAATTTATTCGCATTAAAACAATTCGGAAATATCTATACCCGCATCATGAACCCTACAACCGATGTGTTTGAAAAACGCATTGCAGCTTTAGAGGGAGGTGTTGCAGCAGTTGCAGTTGCATCGGGACAGGCAGCTCAATTTATCGCACTAACGAATATCTTGGAAGCAGGCGACAACTTTGTTTCTGGTGCAAATCTTTACGGCGGTACTTATAACCAATTCAAAGTATCTTTCAAACGATTAGGTATCGAAGCTCGTTTTGCAGCAGATACAGACGCAGACAATATCGAAGCATTAATCGATGATAAAACAAAAGCTATTTACGTAGAGACAATCGGAAACCCGAGCTATAACATCCCTGATTTCGAACGCATCTCGGCTGTAGCTAAAAAACATGATTTGCCTTTAATCGTTGATAACACATTCGGTGCTGGTGGTTATTTATTTAAACCTTTAGAACATGGTGCTAATGTCGTTGTTGAATCAGCAACCAAATGGATTGGCGGTCATGGAACTAGTATTGGTGGTGTCATCATCGATGGTGGTAACTACAACTGGGGGAATGGTAAGTTCAAGCAATTCTCTGAACCTTCTGAAGGATATCATGGACTTGTATTTGCTGACGTATTCGGTGAAAACGGACCTTTTGGAAATATTCAATTTGCAATTAGAGCACGTGTTGAAGGATTAAGAGACTTTGGCCCTGCCCTATCACCTTTCAACTCGTTCTTATTAGTACAGGGTTTGGAAACATTATCACTTCGTGTTCAACGACATGTTGACAATACGTTAGAAATTGCACAATGGTTAGATGCTCATCCTCAAGTTGAGAAAGTAAGCTACCCAGGATTAAAGAATCATCCTTATCATCAAAATGCACAAAAGTATTTGAAGAATGGTTATGGAGCAGTGCTATCGTTCACGGTAAAAGGCGGAGTTGAAAAAGCAAATGAATTTATTGACTCTCTTCAATTAATTAGTCACCTTGCGAATGTTGGAGATGCGAAAACGCTAATTATTCATCCAGCAGCAACAACCCATCAACAATTGAGTGCTGAAGATCAATTAAAAGCAGGGGTAGCACCAGGACAATTAAGATTGTCAGTTGGTATTGAACACATCGAGGATATCAAAGCAGATCTAGAACAAGCATTTGAGAAAATCAAATAG
- the dapA gene encoding 4-hydroxy-tetrahydrodipicolinate synthase: MNELQGAGVAIVTPFNADGSVDYETLGRLIDYQIQGGIDYIVSLGTTGETATLSNEERKQVWAFTSKHVNKRIPLVAGIGGNNTMEIAELTRNFDVLDYIAILSVSPYYNKPTQEGIYQHYKVISEASPLPIILYNVPGRTGSNMTSATTLRLANDFNNIIAIKEASGSFAQFSEILRDKPKEFMLISGDDPATLPMIALGAVGVISVVGNAYPNKVSALTHLCLEGNYEQARIIHSDLLRITDLCFIEGNPAGVKYILKQKGFGVDTVRLPLVPVGKQTQEGIEQEMKKLA, from the coding sequence ATGAATGAGCTTCAAGGAGCAGGAGTAGCGATAGTTACCCCTTTTAATGCAGACGGATCTGTGGATTATGAGACCCTAGGTAGACTAATAGACTACCAAATCCAAGGGGGAATTGATTACATTGTTTCATTGGGAACAACGGGCGAAACCGCTACGTTGTCTAATGAGGAACGAAAGCAGGTTTGGGCATTTACTTCGAAGCACGTCAATAAACGTATCCCTTTAGTCGCTGGTATTGGAGGCAATAATACCATGGAAATTGCCGAATTAACTCGAAATTTCGATGTCTTGGATTATATTGCGATACTATCAGTTTCTCCATACTATAACAAGCCAACGCAAGAGGGTATATACCAACATTACAAGGTTATTTCAGAAGCCTCTCCCCTTCCAATTATATTGTATAATGTTCCCGGCCGTACCGGCAGCAATATGACATCCGCAACTACACTTCGATTAGCTAATGATTTTAACAACATTATCGCTATAAAAGAAGCATCAGGTAGTTTTGCACAATTTAGCGAAATACTGCGCGACAAACCGAAAGAGTTTATGCTGATTTCCGGAGACGATCCGGCAACTTTACCAATGATCGCTTTAGGCGCTGTTGGCGTTATATCAGTTGTAGGAAACGCTTACCCAAATAAGGTTTCAGCGCTTACGCATCTATGCCTTGAAGGAAATTACGAACAAGCAAGAATTATCCATTCTGATTTATTGCGTATTACCGACCTGTGTTTTATCGAAGGAAACCCAGCTGGAGTAAAATATATTTTAAAACAAAAAGGCTTTGGTGTTGATACCGTTCGTTTACCTTTAGTACCAGTTGGAAAACAGACGCAAGAGGGCATCGAACAGGAAATGAAGAAGCTAGCTTAG